The proteins below come from a single Triticum aestivum cultivar Chinese Spring chromosome 5D, IWGSC CS RefSeq v2.1, whole genome shotgun sequence genomic window:
- the LOC123122552 gene encoding RING-H2 finger protein ATL80-like, with translation MPRHLMQQSVDRLAAMAAPPVAGGGTSVHTDTLLILSAVLCFLLCVVGLAMVARCSRMCNPSAFSVEYVPGAMAKAPCKGMKKKALESLPTMSWQPEPRKVDEERPECAICLAEFTRGDEVRVLPTCGHGFHAACVDVWLLSSSTCPSCRRALVVAAAPSPAATESPPAQTCCERADTVAAAQASAAGAVADETGQGASTSDLSSVS, from the coding sequence ATGCCGCGCCACCTGATGCAGCAGTCCGTCGACCGCCTGGCCGCGATGGCCGCCCCGCCGGTGGCCGGCGGTGGGACGAGCGTGCACACGGACACGCTGCTCATCCTGTCGGCGGTGCTCTGTTTCCTGCTCTGCGTGGTCGGGTTGGCCATGGTCGCCCGCTGCTCCCGCATGTGCAACCCCTCCGCCTTCTCCGTCGAGTACGTGCCGGGCGCAATGGCCAAGGCGCCGTGCAAGGGGATGAAGAAGAAGGCGCTGGAGTCGCTGCCGACCATGTCGTGGCAGCCGGAGCCGAGGAAGGTGGACGAGGAGCGGCCGGAATGCGCCATATGCCTGGCGGAGTTCACGCGCGGCGACGAGGTGCGCGTGCTTCCGACGTGCGGCCACGGCTTCCACGCCGCCTGCGTCGACGTGTGGCTCCTGTCCAGCTCCACCTGCCCCTCCTGCCGCCGCGCCCTCGTCGTCGCGGCCGCCCCCTCGCCGGCAGCCACCGAGTCGCCCCCTGCTCAGACGTGCTGCGAGCGGGCCGACACCGTCGCGGCTGCGCAGGCCTCGGCCGCCGGCGCTGTAGCCGACGAGACCGGACAGGGCGCGTCCACCTCTGACCTTTCTTCTGTCAGCTAG